The following proteins come from a genomic window of Sebastes fasciatus isolate fSebFas1 chromosome 6, fSebFas1.pri, whole genome shotgun sequence:
- the atosb gene encoding atos homolog protein B, with amino-acid sequence MRHIHVELAHKKAPLELPGQEGDLPPPTAPTPGLDPGVRPGAPRRFGQEELRLQKVYQLSIFSQLGGFSTSTETHTDTQPRPVRLGVKRGLEEPQLTHKRPHLGDFSDTEALEEGVLCGPAPAQGVGMGLTMGPGGPSSVYSCTQMEHRDSEGGLSPRSPPLSPSHNPSRRPTQHNHDRPIPDVFAPLSPKSPPMCDPHGHLSEQGHSLGGSARTEQPNGGHTPSYSLGSPANESCSNGSSGGQPSPHLYEMSTYETPNPASPTSPPGPFSPPHHTELQEPGEATEWEVGLESSPPERSATQAASSSSNGLASWEKTPSSNGHRLSSGGHWPAKKRLLSPTDTGESCSEDEGPSTSKRSRLSLLAPGLGPTSCRSTDAKAAPYWNHLLPSSWDRPKTATDCTRSGRRLKSGLRLKSRQLRSGRHTDTGRSTRSSWPSSSISRSLLGNFEESILKGRFSPSGQIEGFTAEIGASGSYCPQHVTLPVQVTYYDISEHSAPSPFLGVISLEPLGKKGYSIPKAGTIQVTLFNPNKTVVKMFLVTYNFGDMPVNHMTFLRHRIFLMPVEEGVEGKGEASPGGVVVDRKKILCYLIHLRFQSSKSGKIYLHNDIRLLFSRKSIEVDTGIPYELKSFTEVPRNPKYSPRV; translated from the exons ATGCGGCACATTCACGTTGAGTTAGCCCACAAAAAGGCTCCATTAGAGCTTCCAGGCCAGGAGGGGGACCTGCCTCCACCTACAGCCCCAACACCGGGTCTAGACCCTGGTGTCAGACCGGGGGCGCCCAGGCGCTTTGGCCAGGAGGAGTTGCGGCTCCAAAAGGTCTACCAGCTCTCCATTTTCTCCCAGTTGGGGGGATTTTCTACCTCCACAGAAACCCACACTGACACCCAACCGAGGCCTGTCCGGTTGGGCGTGAAAAGGGGGCTCGAGGAGCCACAGTTGACTCATAAGCGCCCCCACCTGGGGGACTTCTCAGACACTGAGGCGTTAGAGGAAGGGGTGCTGTGTGGGCCAGCCCCAGCTCAAGGTGTTGGGATGGGGTTAACTATGGGCCCTGGTGGGCCTAGTTCTGTATACTCTTGCACACAGATGGAGCACAGAGACTCTGAGGGGGGACTGTCACCAAGGTCTCCGCCCCTCTCCCCAAGCCACAACCCCTCCCGACGCCCAACTCAGCACAATCATGACAGGCCCATTCCTGATGTGTTTGCTCCACTCTCACCTAAATCACCCCCAATGTGTGACCCACATGGACATCTCTCTGAGCAGGGCCATTCCCTCGGTGGCTCAGCTAGGACTGAGCAACCTAACGGGGGCCACACACCCTCCTACTCACTAGGTAGTCCTGCAAATGAGAGCTGCAGTAACGGCTCATCTGGGGGCCAGCCCAGCCCCCACTTGTATGAAATGTCCACGTATGAGACTCCCAACCCTGCCAGTCCCACCAGCCCTCCAGGCCCTTTCTCCCCCCCACACCACACAGAGCTGCAGGAGCCAGGGGAGGCCACCGAATGGGAAGTTGGACTTGAATCTTCTCCACCTGAGCGAAGTGCCACCCAGGCTGCCTCCTCATCCTCTAATGGTCTGGCTTCCTGGGAGAAAACTCCCAGCAGTAACGGCCACCGTCTATCCTCCGGAGGCCACTGGCCAGCCAAAAAGAGGCTGCTGTCGCCTACCGACACAGGGGAGTCGTGCTCAGAAGATGAGGGACCCTCCACATCCAAGAGAAGCAGGCTGTCATTGCTGGCTCCAGGACTTGGCCCGACCTCATGTCGCAGCACTGATGCTAAAGCTGCCCCTTACTGGAACCACCTGCTGCCCTCTTCATGGGACCGGCCTAAG ACCGCCACAGACTGCACAAGATCAGGGAGACGGCTAAAAAGTGGGCTGCGGCTGAAAAG TCGGCAGCTGCGCAGtggcagacacacagacaccggCCGCTCCACACGTTCCAGTTGGCCCTCATCTTCTATCAGCAGATCTCTACTTGGCAACTTTGAG GAGTCCATACTGAAGGGACGATTCTCCCCGTCAGGCCAGATTGAAGGCTTTACAGCAGAGATCGGTGCCAGCGGCTCATATTGCCCACAGCACGTCACCCTGCCGGTGCAGGTTACGTACTACGACATCTCAGAGCACAGTGCGCCCTCACCCTTCCTg GGGGTGATCTCCCTTGAGCCTCTTGGAAAGAAAGGATACAGCATACCCAAAGCAGGGACCATTCAAGTG ACCTTATTTAATCCCAACAAAACTGTGGTGAAGATGTTCCTGGTGACCTACAACTTCGGCGACATGCCCGTTAATCACATGACCTTCCTGCGCCACCGGATCTTCTTGATGCCCGTCGAGGAGGGGGTCGAGGGTAAAGGCGAGGCATCTCCAGGGGGCGTAGTCGTAGACAGGAAGAAGATTCTCTGCTACCTGATACATCTCAG ATTCCAGAGCTCCAAATCTGGGAAGATCTACTTGCACAATGATATCCGGCTGCTATTCTCCCGCAAATCCATCGAAGTGGACACAGGGATCCCTTATGAGCTGAAATCTTTCACCGAGGTGCCAAGAAACCCTAAATACTCCCCCCGCGTGTGA